The following proteins come from a genomic window of Sinorhizobium fredii NGR234:
- a CDS encoding substrate-binding domain-containing protein: MKLKEFARQLGLSPTTVSRALSGYPEVSEKTRKRVAEEAVRLGYRPNINAVRLVTGRAGAIGVVMGRSGEFQFAEFMSGMAERLDGEDIDILVSPTADRGLTDEIPLFSRLVTSGRVDAVIVHSPEPNDERIAFLRELGFPFLVHGRSETHVPHAWLDIDNEGAIRRATSHLIDLGHKRIAMINGRAGRTFSLHRDKGYRDALEERGIPFDPRLVAHGHFTDELGFRFARSFLEQSPRPTAFVAGSMMTALGIYRAVRSRGLVVGRDISVIAHDDVFPYLTADNMVPSLSATRSSIRAAGARAADLVLQLLGGRVAEEIHELWPVELILRESTAPPPQAEPRS; the protein is encoded by the coding sequence ATGAAGCTCAAGGAGTTCGCCCGCCAACTGGGCCTTTCGCCGACGACGGTCAGCCGCGCGCTGAGCGGCTATCCGGAGGTAAGCGAGAAAACCCGCAAACGGGTGGCCGAAGAGGCCGTCCGGCTCGGCTATCGCCCCAACATCAATGCTGTCCGTCTGGTCACCGGCCGGGCCGGGGCGATCGGCGTCGTCATGGGGCGCAGCGGGGAGTTCCAGTTCGCCGAATTCATGAGCGGCATGGCCGAGCGGCTTGACGGGGAGGACATCGACATCCTCGTCAGCCCGACGGCGGATCGCGGTTTGACCGACGAGATTCCGCTTTTCAGCCGGCTCGTCACCAGCGGCCGGGTCGATGCGGTCATCGTCCATTCGCCGGAGCCGAATGACGAGCGCATCGCCTTTCTTCGTGAACTCGGCTTCCCCTTTCTGGTGCACGGCCGCTCCGAGACCCACGTGCCGCACGCGTGGCTCGACATCGACAACGAGGGGGCAATCCGGCGCGCCACATCCCACCTCATCGATCTCGGCCACAAGCGCATCGCGATGATCAACGGCCGAGCCGGCCGAACCTTTTCACTGCACCGCGACAAGGGTTATCGCGACGCCCTCGAAGAGCGGGGCATACCCTTTGATCCGCGCCTCGTCGCCCACGGCCACTTCACCGACGAACTCGGCTTCCGCTTCGCCCGGTCCTTTCTCGAGCAATCGCCGCGGCCGACGGCCTTCGTGGCCGGCTCGATGATGACGGCACTTGGGATCTACCGCGCGGTGCGTTCCCGCGGGCTGGTTGTCGGGCGGGACATTTCGGTTATCGCCCATGACGACGTCTTTCCCTATCTGACGGCCGACAACATGGTGCCGTCGCTGTCGGCGACGCGCTCCTCCATCCGCGCGGCCGGGGCACGCGCGGCGGATCTCGTGCTGCAACTGCTGGGCGGTCGCGTGGCGGAAGAAATCCACGAGCTCTGGCCCGTCGAACTCATCCTGCGCGAGTCGACTGCTCCGCCGCCGCAGGCCGAACCGCGCTCCTGA
- a CDS encoding TIGR03862 family flavoprotein, giving the protein MERTEIAVIGGGPAGLMAAEILSEAGHKVTIFEAMPTAARKFLLAGKSGLNITHAEDYRNFATRFGGASDRLRQALDGFTPDKVRAWAAGLGTETFVGTSGRVFPKAMKASPLLRAWLRRLEAQGVTLLTRHRWMGFTEDGHLFETPEGRKIVHCDAALLALGGASWPRLGSDAAWVPWLRERGVTVDGFRPANCGFDVAWSETFRERFAGEPLKSVVASSEAGSFPGEFVVSRHGIEGSLVYAHAASLRDRMERDGDAALTLDLAPGRTEERLRRDLARQDHKASFSNRLRKGARLEGVKAALLRELVPEAAKIDPERLAATIKALPIPLLRPRPIAEAISSAGGIGFDQIDANYMLTALPGLFVAGEMLDWEAPTGGYLLTACFATGRAAARGLEAWLVRG; this is encoded by the coding sequence ATGGAACGGACAGAAATTGCGGTCATCGGCGGCGGCCCGGCCGGCCTGATGGCCGCCGAGATCCTGTCGGAGGCCGGGCACAAGGTGACGATCTTCGAGGCGATGCCGACCGCCGCCCGCAAGTTCCTGCTGGCCGGCAAATCCGGCCTCAACATCACCCATGCCGAGGACTACAGGAATTTCGCGACCCGCTTCGGCGGGGCCTCCGATCGGCTGCGCCAGGCGCTCGACGGCTTCACGCCGGACAAGGTGCGGGCCTGGGCGGCGGGGCTCGGTACCGAGACCTTCGTCGGCACCTCGGGCCGGGTGTTCCCGAAGGCGATGAAGGCTTCGCCGCTGCTGCGTGCCTGGCTCCGGCGGCTCGAGGCGCAGGGCGTCACGCTTCTCACCCGGCACCGCTGGATGGGCTTCACCGAAGATGGCCATCTCTTCGAGACGCCGGAGGGACGAAAAATCGTCCACTGCGACGCCGCCCTGCTGGCGCTCGGCGGCGCAAGCTGGCCGCGGCTCGGCTCCGACGCCGCCTGGGTGCCCTGGCTCAGGGAGAGAGGCGTGACGGTCGATGGTTTCCGCCCGGCCAATTGCGGCTTCGACGTCGCCTGGAGCGAGACCTTCCGCGAGCGCTTCGCGGGCGAACCCTTGAAATCCGTCGTCGCCTCGTCCGAAGCCGGCTCCTTCCCGGGCGAATTCGTCGTCAGCCGCCACGGCATCGAAGGCAGCCTCGTCTACGCCCATGCCGCTAGCCTGCGCGACCGGATGGAGCGGGATGGTGACGCTGCGCTTACGCTCGATCTCGCGCCGGGCCGGACTGAGGAACGCTTGAGGCGAGATCTCGCCCGGCAGGACCACAAGGCAAGCTTTTCCAATCGCCTCAGGAAGGGCGCCAGGCTCGAAGGCGTGAAGGCGGCGTTGTTGCGCGAGCTCGTGCCGGAGGCAGCCAAAATCGACCCGGAAAGGCTTGCGGCCACGATCAAGGCCCTGCCCATCCCGCTGTTGCGGCCGCGGCCGATCGCCGAGGCGATCTCCTCGGCCGGCGGCATCGGTTTTGATCAGATCGACGCAAACTACATGCTGACGGCGCTCCCCGGACTCTTCGTCGCCGGCGAGATGCTCGACTGGGAGGCGCCGACCGGCGGCTATCTGCTGACCGCCTGCTTCGCGACGGGCCGCGCCGCGGCGCGCGGCCTCGAGGCTTGGCTGGTACGGGGCTAA